In a genomic window of Pokkaliibacter sp. MBI-7:
- a CDS encoding carboxypeptidase-like regulatory domain-containing protein, whose translation MRLPLRPIPAVRTRYRSMAGSFAFAVRTAGAPGIVLACVVIAGCNQKPQVQDAANIKEAVASQVMSVATKADMCTDVWQPALEIIVLDAATAAPVSCGATIEVRDQDYYEEVKSLDQYDCNQRFSLQAAYEREGTYSVTVEQRGYQPWSSPPVEVRRGSCHVLTKQLEVRLKPL comes from the coding sequence ATGCGCCTGCCATTACGTCCGATTCCCGCAGTCCGAACCCGTTACCGCAGCATGGCTGGCAGCTTTGCATTCGCAGTGCGGACTGCAGGTGCACCAGGCATCGTACTGGCTTGTGTTGTTATTGCCGGGTGTAATCAGAAGCCACAAGTGCAGGATGCTGCCAATATTAAAGAGGCTGTGGCCAGTCAGGTGATGTCGGTGGCAACTAAAGCCGATATGTGTACTGATGTATGGCAGCCCGCACTGGAAATTATTGTGCTGGACGCTGCTACAGCGGCGCCGGTAAGCTGCGGAGCAACCATTGAGGTACGTGATCAGGACTATTATGAGGAAGTAAAAAGCCTTGATCAGTATGACTGCAATCAGCGCTTTTCCTTGCAGGCGGCCTATGAACGTGAGGGGACTTACAGCGTGACTGTCGAGCAGCGAGGCTATCAGCCCTGGTCCAGTCCACCGGTAGAAGTCAGGCGTGGCAGCTGTCATGTTCTGACAAAGCAGCTGGAAGTCAGACTCAAGCCTCTGTGA
- a CDS encoding HD domain-containing phosphohydrolase, with product MSTKVPHVLFLDDEPSLLEALRRNLRKSGWEMHFLQSPAEALSLLEQQYVDLIISDMYMPGMDGVTFLSKAAEKRPDSVRLILTGNPDLDSTIDAINRGKIHGFLTKPVEIQHLQDVLESGLKVTQAKRRQSQMLYTLAQSNKALKAELEQTLNFVSQTQEALRDTYSSTVEVFAKLLEGFRSQLLQRPFRAGIYCRLLIDHMQFEPELARQTYFATLLHDIGKVGMSRHLVNTPFRQLNKAEQAEYEKYPIASSAALLDTPELEQAASFILAHREHIDGSGYPHHLSGGAISEGALITGITTYFDELLDGDESPRAITAALQQLELLKNKHFPYELVDTFKEVIEDYYHLGDREYLSLVDPEELQAGMVVGRGLYGSNGMRLLSQGTRLTDRLIAKLREYHTRVNPTMRVAIVQQSQVRVN from the coding sequence ATGAGCACCAAGGTTCCCCATGTCCTCTTTCTCGACGATGAACCCAGCCTGCTGGAGGCATTGCGCCGCAACCTGCGTAAATCCGGCTGGGAAATGCACTTTCTGCAGTCCCCCGCAGAAGCACTGTCGCTGCTGGAGCAGCAATACGTCGACCTGATTATCAGCGATATGTACATGCCCGGCATGGATGGGGTTACCTTCCTCAGTAAAGCCGCGGAAAAACGCCCGGACAGCGTTCGCCTGATCCTGACCGGCAACCCTGATCTCGACTCCACCATTGATGCCATCAACCGCGGCAAGATCCATGGTTTTCTGACTAAACCCGTGGAAATTCAGCATCTGCAAGACGTCCTTGAGTCTGGCCTCAAGGTGACTCAGGCCAAGCGCCGCCAGTCACAGATGCTCTACACCCTGGCGCAAAGCAACAAGGCACTGAAAGCCGAGCTGGAACAGACCCTGAACTTTGTCAGCCAGACACAGGAGGCGCTGCGCGACACTTACTCCAGCACGGTTGAAGTCTTTGCCAAGCTGCTCGAAGGATTTCGCAGCCAGCTGCTGCAACGACCCTTTCGGGCAGGTATCTACTGTCGGCTGCTGATTGACCACATGCAGTTTGAGCCGGAACTGGCGCGCCAGACCTATTTCGCCACCCTGCTGCACGACATCGGCAAGGTGGGCATGTCGCGTCACCTCGTCAACACGCCTTTTCGTCAGCTGAACAAAGCCGAGCAGGCGGAATATGAAAAGTACCCCATTGCCAGCAGCGCCGCGTTACTTGATACCCCCGAGCTGGAACAGGCTGCCAGCTTTATTCTGGCTCACCGCGAACATATCGACGGCTCGGGCTACCCTCATCACCTGTCTGGTGGAGCCATCAGTGAAGGTGCGCTGATCACGGGCATTACCACGTATTTTGACGAACTGCTCGACGGTGATGAGTCGCCCCGTGCCATCACGGCCGCCCTTCAGCAACTGGAACTGTTAAAGAACAAGCACTTTCCCTATGAGCTGGTCGATACCTTCAAAGAAGTGATCGAAGACTACTACCACCTGGGCGACAGGGAGTACCTCAGTCTGGTCGACCCTGAGGAGCTGCAGGCAGGTATGGTGGTCGGCAGAGGGCTGTATGGCAGTAACGGTATGCGCCTGCTATCGCAGGGCACGCGTCTGACCGACCGGCTGATTGCCAAACTCAGGGAGTACCATACACGGGTCAACCCCACCATGCGGGTAGCCATCGTGCAGCAGTCCCAGGTGCGGGTGAATTGA
- the bfr gene encoding bacterioferritin has protein sequence MKGDPKMIEHLNKVLGNELIAINQYFLHAKMYKNWGVKKLADHEYHESIDEMKHADRLTDRILFLEGIPNLQDLGKLLIGENVKEMLECDLRLELIAHQDLREGIAYAEGIRDYVSRDLLQDILDSEEEHIDWLETELGLIDQMGMQNYIQSKVIES, from the coding sequence ATGAAAGGCGATCCCAAGATGATCGAGCACCTGAACAAGGTGCTGGGTAATGAGCTGATAGCAATCAACCAGTATTTCCTCCATGCCAAGATGTACAAAAACTGGGGCGTGAAAAAACTGGCTGACCACGAGTATCACGAGTCCATCGATGAGATGAAGCATGCTGATCGCCTGACTGATCGCATCCTGTTTCTCGAAGGCATCCCTAACCTGCAGGATCTTGGCAAGTTGCTGATCGGTGAGAACGTCAAGGAAATGCTGGAGTGCGACCTGCGGCTGGAGCTGATTGCCCACCAGGATCTGCGTGAAGGCATCGCCTATGCAGAAGGTATTCGCGATTACGTCAGCCGCGATCTGCTGCAGGACATCCTCGATAGTGAAGAAGAGCACATCGACTGGCTGGAAACTGAGCTGGGCCTGATCGATCAGATGGGCATGCAGAATTACATCCAGAGCAAAGTCATCGAAAGCTGA
- a CDS encoding (2Fe-2S)-binding protein has protein sequence MLVCVCKRVSDAMIKEAYEQGIQSVEALGMHHGLGQCCGRCVPYTQKMLDAMSPDAAVAAVQMWSPSGAGLSAPIWNPGQ, from the coding sequence ATGCTGGTATGTGTCTGCAAGCGTGTGTCTGATGCCATGATCAAAGAAGCCTATGAGCAGGGCATCCAGTCCGTTGAAGCACTTGGAATGCACCATGGCTTGGGCCAATGCTGTGGCCGCTGCGTACCCTACACCCAGAAAATGCTGGACGCCATGAGCCCTGATGCTGCCGTGGCAGCAGTACAGATGTGGTCTCCGAGTGGGGCCGGTCTGTCTGCACCGATCTGGAACCCTGGTCAATAA
- a CDS encoding urate hydroxylase PuuD, with protein sequence MQDWVQLLVRWMHMIFGIAWIGASFYFVWLDNHLVAPGKDKEGKGLAGELWAIHGGGFYEVAKYKLAPPRMPDHLHWFKWEAYSTWLSGMAMLALVYYLGAQAYLIDPRVASLSVMEAVALGLTSLIVGFICYEGLLRSPLRRNGAWFGVVLFILLTLFAWGLFQVFSPRGAYIHVGALIGTIMAGNVFLGIMPAQRALVKAVEQGTAPDPRYGAMAKLRSTHNNYLTLPILFIMISNHYPFTYNHAQGWLVLAALGAISAFARHFFNLRHKGIVRPWILVVAFVALATVAYWVSGRPAAVAVSAPSVSSADQASTDKHAAVAVQAAEPVQNSAGGALTDDQAMALVQVRCESCHAAQPTDPLFAAPPAGIVFTQLADIVSRKAQITTAVSTQYMPLANRTGMTAEERQALLAWLAAK encoded by the coding sequence ATGCAAGACTGGGTTCAGCTGTTGGTGCGCTGGATGCACATGATCTTTGGTATTGCCTGGATCGGTGCATCCTTCTATTTCGTCTGGCTCGACAACCATCTGGTGGCACCGGGCAAGGACAAGGAAGGTAAGGGGCTGGCCGGGGAGCTGTGGGCCATTCACGGCGGTGGTTTCTACGAGGTGGCCAAATACAAGCTGGCGCCTCCGCGGATGCCTGATCATCTGCACTGGTTCAAGTGGGAAGCCTATTCCACCTGGCTGTCCGGCATGGCAATGCTGGCGCTGGTTTATTACCTTGGTGCGCAGGCCTATCTGATTGATCCACGGGTCGCATCGCTGTCGGTGATGGAAGCCGTGGCGCTCGGCCTGACCAGTCTCATTGTAGGGTTCATCTGTTATGAGGGACTATTGCGCTCGCCGCTGCGACGCAATGGGGCATGGTTTGGCGTGGTGCTCTTCATATTGCTGACGTTGTTTGCCTGGGGGCTGTTTCAGGTCTTCAGCCCGCGTGGTGCGTACATCCATGTGGGGGCACTGATTGGCACCATCATGGCGGGCAATGTATTTCTTGGCATCATGCCTGCGCAGCGTGCGCTGGTGAAGGCGGTCGAGCAGGGGACAGCACCTGATCCGCGTTATGGCGCCATGGCCAAGCTGCGTTCTACCCACAATAACTACCTGACCTTGCCGATCCTGTTCATTATGATCAGCAACCATTATCCCTTTACCTATAACCATGCGCAGGGCTGGCTGGTGCTGGCGGCACTGGGCGCCATCAGTGCCTTTGCCCGTCACTTTTTTAACCTGCGTCATAAGGGCATTGTGCGCCCCTGGATTCTGGTGGTTGCCTTCGTCGCCCTGGCTACAGTGGCTTATTGGGTCAGCGGACGGCCTGCGGCTGTTGCGGTATCAGCGCCGTCCGTATCCAGTGCTGATCAGGCAAGTACAGATAAGCATGCAGCGGTCGCTGTGCAAGCAGCGGAGCCGGTTCAGAATAGCGCTGGTGGTGCTTTGACTGATGATCAGGCCATGGCGCTGGTGCAGGTGCGTTGTGAGTCGTGCCATGCCGCGCAGCCGACCGATCCGCTGTTTGCAGCGCCTCCGGCAGGGATTGTGTTTACCCAGCTTGCAGATATCGTCAGCCGCAAAGCCCAGATCACGACCGCGGTGTCGACGCAATATATGCCACTGGCCAATCGGACCGGAATGACCGCGGAGGAGCGTCAGGCACTGCTGGCCTGGCTGGCAGCTAAATAA
- the uraH gene encoding hydroxyisourate hydrolase, with product MISLSTHALDTLSGRPMQGLQVVLERFDEESWWEMSAAATNEDGRIREWPELEVSGLTPGRYRLTFDLQAWCQQHDRPVFFPEATLTFELDGSLPHYHIPLLFAGYGYSTYRGS from the coding sequence ATGATTTCGCTGAGTACGCACGCACTGGATACCCTGAGTGGCAGGCCCATGCAGGGTTTACAGGTGGTATTGGAGCGGTTTGATGAAGAAAGCTGGTGGGAGATGAGTGCTGCCGCGACCAATGAGGATGGCCGTATCCGGGAGTGGCCGGAGCTGGAGGTGTCTGGCCTGACACCGGGGCGCTATCGTCTGACGTTCGACCTGCAGGCGTGGTGTCAGCAGCATGATCGCCCGGTGTTTTTTCCTGAAGCGACGCTGACTTTCGAGCTGGACGGTTCCTTACCTCACTATCACATTCCCTTGTTGTTTGCCGGATACGGATACTCGACTTACAGAGGAAGCTGA
- the uraD gene encoding 2-oxo-4-hydroxy-4-carboxy-5-ureidoimidazoline decarboxylase translates to MFTNYLNTYSPDDLRRHLRNSCSAERWVELVADGAPFSSEPFFVATVRNAFAALSSDDWLEAFAGHPMIGDVNSLREKYADTRGLAASEQSAVAAAQEEVLQQLAAGNQAYLDKHGFIFIVFATGKSAEEMLALLNARLPNSTEEEIVNAAREQRKITALRLSKWLRTAWLAEELA, encoded by the coding sequence ATGTTTACCAACTATCTCAATACCTACTCACCTGATGATCTGCGACGACACTTGCGCAACAGTTGCAGCGCTGAACGCTGGGTAGAGCTGGTGGCTGACGGGGCACCGTTCAGCAGTGAGCCATTTTTTGTGGCCACGGTACGCAATGCCTTTGCCGCGCTCAGCAGTGACGACTGGCTGGAAGCCTTTGCTGGCCATCCGATGATTGGCGACGTTAACTCTCTGCGGGAAAAGTATGCCGATACCCGTGGTCTGGCAGCCAGTGAGCAGTCTGCAGTGGCGGCTGCGCAGGAAGAGGTATTGCAGCAGCTGGCTGCAGGCAATCAGGCGTACCTCGATAAGCATGGCTTTATCTTTATCGTCTTCGCCACCGGCAAATCGGCAGAGGAGATGCTGGCGTTGCTCAATGCCCGTTTGCCCAACAGTACCGAGGAAGAAATCGTCAATGCTGCCCGTGAGCAGCGCAAGATTACCGCCCTGCGCCTGAGCAAATGGTTACGCACGGCCTGGCTGGCGGAGGAACTGGCATGA
- the xdhC gene encoding xanthine dehydrogenase accessory protein XdhC yields MSKQKGNEPPVTWLDALTWCREHVEDAVMITVLGAQGSTPREAGAKMVVTPDACFDTIGGGNLEQQAVIKARQMLEDGQRIPLVERFNLAANLGMCCGGVAMLMLEPLMLGSRQLVIFGAGHVGQALVTILSALPYRIHWVDSREGQFPDDIPANVTTYCDDDPVGLSQRLPDKARYLIMTHNHQLDLDLCMALLKRPRPVRFVGLIGSAEKWRRFQQRMEQRGFAPQQMDSICCPVGLPDIGGKRPMEVAVSIAAQQLQLDKAEAGQSIAVTPLNWQAARSIGTLSGG; encoded by the coding sequence GTGAGCAAGCAAAAGGGCAATGAGCCCCCAGTGACCTGGCTGGATGCCCTGACCTGGTGCCGCGAGCACGTGGAGGACGCGGTGATGATCACCGTGCTGGGGGCACAGGGCTCCACCCCCCGTGAAGCCGGCGCCAAGATGGTGGTCACCCCTGATGCCTGCTTTGACACCATTGGCGGTGGCAATCTGGAACAGCAGGCGGTAATCAAGGCCCGGCAGATGCTGGAAGACGGGCAGCGTATTCCGCTGGTGGAGCGTTTTAATCTGGCTGCCAATCTTGGCATGTGCTGCGGTGGCGTGGCGATGCTGATGCTGGAGCCGCTGATGCTCGGTAGCCGTCAGCTGGTGATCTTCGGAGCCGGGCATGTAGGGCAGGCACTGGTGACGATTCTGTCAGCGTTGCCTTATCGGATTCATTGGGTCGATAGCCGAGAAGGGCAGTTCCCTGATGACATTCCTGCCAATGTCACCACCTATTGCGACGATGACCCCGTTGGGCTCAGTCAGCGCCTTCCGGACAAGGCCCGGTATCTGATCATGACCCATAATCATCAACTGGATCTCGATCTCTGCATGGCATTGCTGAAACGTCCCCGTCCGGTGCGGTTCGTGGGGCTGATCGGCTCTGCAGAGAAGTGGCGACGCTTTCAGCAGCGTATGGAGCAGCGGGGGTTCGCGCCGCAGCAGATGGATAGTATCTGCTGCCCGGTTGGGTTGCCGGATATTGGTGGTAAGCGACCGATGGAAGTCGCGGTGTCCATTGCTGCTCAGCAGTTACAGCTGGACAAGGCCGAAGCAGGGCAAAGTATTGCAGTGACGCCATTGAACTGGCAGGCAGCGCGCAGCATAGGCACCTTATCAGGTGGCTAA
- the xdhB gene encoding xanthine dehydrogenase molybdopterin binding subunit, with translation MRKLIEPGMYPSAGSSPVGKAVTHDSAAMQVSGQAQYVDDIPTVPGTLHLVLGLAEQADAEIVSVDLTAVRQSPGVVDVVTLNDVPGHKDIGPVFPGDPLFADGRTLYVGQALFAVAATSEAAARRALASARVEYRAGNPVLDPVQAWQQGRLVRPSHVMQRGDASTALEQAEVVVQGQLDIGGQEHFYLETQATLAIPQEDGSLHLYSSTQHPSEVQKLVAEVVGLPLNQVAVEVRRLGGGFGGKETQAAAPACMAALVAVRTGRPVKIRLNRRDDMRLTGKRHPFVGQFRLGADQSGRISALEMELIGNCGCSPDLSDAIVDRAMFHADNCYYLANARVSGHRAFTHTASNTAYRGFGGPQGMLAIEAAVDDLARRLQLDPYMVRMNNLYDTDQRNRTHYGQELEQFPVAEMMAKLAEDCQYHQRYQAARAFNADVGNGPLRHGIALTPVKFGISFTAQHLNQAGALVHIYTDGSIQVNHGGIEMGQGLYIKMAQVAADAFDLPLECIRVTATRTDKVPNTSPTAASSGADMNGMAVHDACATLLGRMRAFAASEFGVDASAISFEGGQVIVGQQRFGFAEFVQKAYFARISLSATGYYRTPLIHYDRARAEGRPFFYFAHGVSCSEVEVDIETGEYRLCQVDILHDVGRSLNPAIDLGQIEGGFVQGLGWLTTEELVWDEQARLRTDMPATYKIPTIGDIPVAFTTRLLERADNPANTIHRSKAVGEPPFMLAISAWCALRDALADLAPGNAIPLSAPATPEAVWKAARTLQAMAVQAQGAAK, from the coding sequence ATGCGTAAGCTGATTGAACCGGGGATGTACCCCAGCGCGGGCAGCAGCCCGGTAGGCAAGGCTGTTACCCATGACAGTGCGGCGATGCAGGTCAGTGGACAGGCTCAGTATGTCGATGACATTCCCACCGTACCGGGCACCCTGCATCTGGTGCTGGGGTTGGCGGAGCAGGCTGATGCTGAGATTGTCAGTGTGGATCTGACGGCGGTGCGGCAAAGCCCGGGCGTGGTCGATGTGGTCACCCTGAATGATGTCCCCGGGCACAAGGACATTGGTCCGGTATTTCCCGGAGATCCGTTGTTTGCCGATGGTCGCACCCTGTATGTCGGTCAGGCACTGTTTGCCGTCGCGGCGACGTCTGAAGCGGCGGCTCGCCGTGCGCTGGCCAGCGCACGGGTGGAGTATCGTGCCGGTAACCCGGTACTTGACCCGGTGCAGGCCTGGCAGCAGGGCCGGCTGGTGCGCCCTTCTCATGTGATGCAGCGGGGGGATGCCAGCACCGCACTGGAGCAGGCCGAGGTGGTGGTGCAGGGGCAGCTGGATATCGGCGGACAGGAGCATTTCTATCTGGAGACCCAGGCGACACTGGCGATTCCACAGGAAGACGGCAGTCTGCATCTGTACTCCTCTACTCAACACCCTTCTGAAGTGCAGAAGCTGGTGGCTGAAGTGGTGGGCCTACCCCTGAATCAGGTGGCTGTAGAAGTACGGCGTCTGGGTGGTGGCTTTGGGGGCAAGGAAACCCAGGCAGCAGCGCCGGCCTGTATGGCGGCCCTGGTGGCGGTGCGTACCGGCAGACCCGTGAAGATCAGGCTCAATCGCCGTGATGACATGCGTCTGACAGGCAAGCGCCATCCCTTTGTCGGGCAGTTCCGCCTCGGCGCTGATCAGAGCGGGCGCATCAGCGCGCTGGAGATGGAGCTGATCGGCAACTGCGGTTGCTCACCGGATCTGTCTGATGCCATCGTTGATCGCGCCATGTTTCATGCCGACAACTGCTACTACCTCGCCAATGCCCGGGTCAGTGGCCATCGAGCCTTTACCCATACCGCATCCAACACGGCCTACCGGGGCTTTGGTGGCCCGCAGGGGATGCTTGCCATTGAAGCCGCGGTGGATGATCTGGCCCGTCGGTTGCAGCTCGATCCCTACATGGTTCGCATGAACAACCTCTATGACACCGATCAGCGCAACCGCACGCATTATGGTCAGGAGTTGGAGCAGTTCCCGGTGGCGGAAATGATGGCCAAGCTGGCAGAGGACTGTCAGTACCATCAGCGTTATCAGGCCGCCCGGGCCTTCAATGCGGATGTCGGCAACGGGCCATTGCGCCACGGTATTGCCCTGACACCGGTCAAGTTCGGTATCTCCTTTACTGCTCAGCACCTCAATCAGGCAGGTGCCCTGGTGCACATCTATACCGATGGCAGCATACAGGTGAACCACGGTGGGATTGAAATGGGGCAGGGGCTGTACATCAAGATGGCACAGGTGGCAGCAGATGCCTTTGATCTGCCGCTGGAGTGCATCCGGGTCACTGCCACCCGCACGGATAAAGTTCCCAATACCTCGCCAACGGCGGCCTCTTCCGGTGCGGATATGAACGGTATGGCCGTGCATGATGCCTGTGCCACGCTGCTCGGGCGTATGCGTGCCTTTGCCGCCAGCGAGTTTGGTGTGGATGCCAGTGCCATCAGCTTTGAAGGCGGGCAGGTCATCGTGGGCCAGCAGCGATTCGGCTTTGCCGAGTTCGTGCAGAAGGCCTATTTCGCCCGGATTTCCCTGTCTGCCACCGGCTACTACCGCACGCCTCTGATTCACTATGACCGTGCGCGGGCAGAAGGCCGGCCGTTCTTCTACTTCGCACATGGGGTGTCGTGCAGTGAGGTCGAGGTCGATATCGAAACCGGTGAGTACCGTCTGTGTCAGGTGGACATCCTGCACGACGTAGGGCGCTCGCTGAATCCTGCTATTGACCTCGGCCAGATCGAAGGGGGCTTTGTGCAGGGGCTGGGCTGGTTGACCACCGAAGAACTGGTGTGGGATGAACAGGCACGGCTGCGTACTGACATGCCTGCCACGTACAAGATTCCTACCATTGGCGACATTCCTGTGGCCTTTACCACGCGCCTGCTGGAGCGTGCCGATAATCCGGCCAATACCATTCACCGCTCCAAGGCCGTCGGTGAGCCTCCGTTTATGCTGGCTATTTCGGCATGGTGTGCACTGCGTGATGCCCTGGCCGATCTGGCTCCGGGCAATGCCATACCGCTGTCGGCACCGGCAACGCCGGAAGCCGTCTGGAAAGCGGCACGTACTCTGCAGGCAATGGCCGTGCAGGCGCAGGGAGCGGCAAAGTGA
- the xdhA gene encoding xanthine dehydrogenase small subunit translates to MLDFVLNGQAMQAPFPEPNQSILNWLRTDLGLMGSKEGCATGDCGACTVVIGDIQKDGQVRYQAVNGCITLANTLQGRHLLTVEGVGSKDKLHPCQQVMVDHHGTQCGYCTPGFVMSLFAGHCNGLDAQAMSAALGGNLCRCTGYTTIRDAATELAAKPCVMPFDPAEVQGALQQVNADSAANASASPAFVIPRTIEQAMTAINTYPDYQLVAGGTDLLVEMNVFHRRYPGFIWLGGIEDMQQIEENAEVVRFGAGVTFNQLMQWSASQSAPLHALLDRVAANQVRNQGTLGGNIVNASPVGDMPPVLLALDARIELTRAEGVRQMPLSDFFLGYRQTALQQGELLTAVIVPRTALARPLFIHKISKRWEDDIASTLLVLSATVADAGRLTDIHIGLGGMAAIPCRATHTEQWLQQADVLAISSDELLTELGRDVQPMSDARASAQYRAGVTATLLKRGLKQLFSEVQKGGLSHA, encoded by the coding sequence ATGCTTGATTTTGTGCTGAATGGACAGGCCATGCAGGCTCCCTTTCCTGAGCCAAATCAGAGCATTCTGAATTGGTTGCGCACTGATTTAGGGCTGATGGGAAGCAAGGAAGGATGTGCAACAGGAGACTGTGGCGCCTGCACCGTGGTGATAGGTGACATCCAGAAGGATGGGCAGGTCCGTTATCAGGCCGTCAATGGTTGCATCACACTGGCCAATACCCTGCAGGGGCGCCATCTGCTGACGGTGGAAGGGGTAGGTAGTAAAGACAAGCTGCATCCGTGTCAGCAGGTGATGGTCGATCACCATGGCACTCAGTGTGGTTATTGCACACCGGGCTTTGTCATGTCGCTGTTTGCCGGCCATTGCAATGGGCTGGATGCGCAGGCCATGAGCGCCGCGCTGGGTGGTAACCTCTGCCGTTGCACCGGTTATACCACTATTCGCGATGCGGCCACCGAGCTGGCCGCTAAACCCTGTGTCATGCCTTTTGATCCCGCTGAGGTGCAGGGTGCGTTGCAGCAGGTCAACGCTGACAGCGCTGCGAACGCCAGTGCCTCTCCCGCTTTTGTTATCCCCCGAACGATTGAACAGGCCATGACGGCGATCAACACGTATCCCGATTACCAGCTGGTCGCCGGAGGCACCGATCTGCTGGTGGAAATGAATGTGTTCCATCGCCGTTATCCCGGCTTTATCTGGCTGGGTGGCATCGAAGACATGCAGCAGATCGAGGAAAACGCTGAGGTTGTGCGCTTCGGGGCAGGCGTGACCTTCAATCAGCTGATGCAGTGGTCTGCCAGCCAGTCTGCCCCCCTGCATGCCTTGCTGGATCGGGTCGCCGCCAATCAGGTGCGCAATCAGGGCACGCTGGGAGGCAATATTGTCAACGCCTCGCCAGTGGGTGATATGCCGCCGGTGCTGCTGGCGCTGGATGCCCGTATCGAGCTGACCCGCGCCGAAGGGGTGCGGCAAATGCCCTTGTCGGATTTCTTTCTTGGCTATCGCCAGACTGCATTGCAGCAAGGTGAGCTGCTGACAGCTGTTATCGTTCCCAGAACAGCGCTGGCCAGACCCCTGTTCATCCACAAGATCAGCAAACGCTGGGAGGATGATATTGCGTCCACGCTGCTGGTGCTTTCTGCCACGGTGGCAGATGCAGGGCGCCTCACCGATATCCATATCGGTCTGGGGGGAATGGCAGCGATTCCCTGCCGGGCGACACACACCGAACAATGGCTGCAGCAGGCCGATGTACTGGCCATCAGCAGCGATGAACTGCTTACGGAACTAGGACGTGATGTGCAGCCCATGAGCGATGCCCGCGCGTCGGCGCAATACCGTGCCGGAGTGACGGCGACGTTACTGAAGCGAGGGCTGAAGCAGCTCTTCAGCGAGGTACAGAAAGGAGGGCTGAGCCATGCGTAA